The following coding sequences lie in one Phaenicophaeus curvirostris isolate KB17595 chromosome 5, BPBGC_Pcur_1.0, whole genome shotgun sequence genomic window:
- the ZFP36L1 gene encoding mRNA decay activator protein ZFP36L1 — MSAALVSPSIFDLSEVLCKGNKMLNYGPSGVSGCLLDRKAVGTPAGGGFPRRHSVTLPNSKFHQNQLLGALKGEPAPALGPRESRFRDRSFSEGGERLLPQKQPGGQVNSSRYKTELCRPFEENGACKYGDKCQFAHGIHELRSLTRHPKYKTELCRTFHTIGFCPYGPRCHFIHNAEERRAVAGSREPAAADRPRLQHSFSFAGFPSAAASGLLDSPTSITPPPMLSADDLLGSPTLPDCASNPFTFSSQELVSLFAPGMGVQVPSGNSPTAFLFRPMSESPNMFDSPPSPQDSLSDQEGYLSSSSSSHSGSDSPILDTSRRLPIFSRLSISDD, encoded by the exons ATGTCCGCGGCCCTGGTGTCGCCCAGCATCTTCGACCTCAGCGAAGTTTTATGCAAG GGCAACAAGATGCTGAATTACGGCCCCTCGGGCGTGAGCGGGTGCCTGCTGGACAGGAAGGCGGTGGGCACGCCGGCCGGCGGGGGCTTCCCCAGGCGGCACTCCGTCACCCTGCCCAACTCCAAGTTCCACCAGAACCAGCTGCTGGGAGCTCTCAAAGGGGAGCCGGCTCCCGCGCTGGGCCCCCGGGAGAGCCGTTTTCGGGATCGCTCCTTCTCGGAGGGCGGCGAGCGCCTGCTGCCGCAGAAGCAACCCGGGGGACAGGTCAACTCCAGCCGCTACAAGACGGAGCTGTGCCGCCCCTTCGAGGAGAACGGCGCCTGCAAGTACGGCGATAAGTGCCAGTTCGCCCACGGCATCCACGAGCTGCGGAGCCTCACGCGCCACCCCAAGTACAAGACCGAGCTCTGCCGCACTTTCCACACCATCGGCTTCTGCCCCTACGGGCCCCGCTGCCACTTCATCCACAACGCGGAGGAGCGCCGAGCCGTGGCGGGGAGCCGCGAGCCCGCCGCCGCCGACAGACCCCGCCTGCAGCACAGCTTCAGCTTCGCCGGCTTCCCCAGCGCTGCTGCCAGCGGGCTGCTGGACAGCCCCACCTCCATCACCCCGCCGCCCATGCTGAGTGCCGACGACCTGCTGGGCTCCCCCACCTTGCCTGACTGCGCCAGCAACCCCTTCACCTTCTCCAGCCAGGAGCTGGTCAGTCTCTTCGCCCCCGGCATGGGGGTGCAGGTGCCCAGCGGGAATTCCCCCACCGCCTTCTTGTTCAGGCCCATGTCCGAGTCCCCCAACATGTTTGACTCGCCGCCCAGTCCTCAGGACTCCCTCTCTGACCAGGAGGGCTatctgagcagctccagcagcagccacagcggCTCAGATTCCCCTATCCTGGACACCTCAAGACGTCTTCCCATCTTCAGCAGACTCTCCATCTCTGATGACTAA